GTTGAAAAATCCATTTAACGAAGCACCTCCACATCAAGTCCCTGATCCACTAATTCTTTAATGGTGAGATTGATCTCATCTGACTGCCCCTCAAACCGAACGGTCAGCTGTCCATAGGGAACTTGTTTGATCGTTGAAATGGTGCCTTGCAAAATGGCGAAATCCACTCCGGTTTTGCGAACCGTTCTGGACAAAATCGCCTCATAGGTTTTATTGCCCAAGAAGGATATTTTCACAAGCTTAGAAGATCCATCCTTCTGTAATGAGACATCTGCACTCGCCAGAGCAGTCTCTTCTAATGCAATTCCCACCTCATGGTCTCGCATCATAAAATCACGCGTAATGGCATGCTGGGGCTTGAGGAATACTTCCGTCACTGGCCCTTGCTCCACGATGCCTCCCTGATGGATAACCGCCACCTGATCACAGATATTCTGGATCACGTGCATCTCATGGGTGATTAGAACAATCGTGAGGTTATACTTTTCATTGATATCCAGCAATAACTTCAGAATCGAATCAGTTGTCTGGGGATCAAGTGCCGATGTGGCCTCATCACACAGCAGCACGTTCGGATCACTCGCGAGCGCTCTCGCAATACCTACCCTTTGCTTCTGTCCGCCTGACAGCTGGGCCGGATATTTATTGCTGTGGTCCTCCAGTCCAACCAATGCGAGCATTTCCTTCACTTTCCGATCAATTGCAGCCTTGGGCGTATTAACGAGCTTTAAAGGAAAAGCCACATTGTCATATACCGTAGCTGAGGATAACAGATTAAAGTGTTGAAAAATCATGCCGATCTTACGCCGTTGTTGTTGCAAATCGGACTTATTGAGATCGGTTAGGTTGATTCCATCAACCCAAACCTCGCCTGCCGTGGGGCGTTCGAGCAAATTGATACAACGGATCAATGTACTCTTGCCTGCACCGGAATGACCGATAACTCCGAATATTTCACCCTTGCGGATATTCAAATTTAGTTCCGATAAGGCCGTCATACTTTTTGAGCCTTTACCGTACTTCTTGGTTAAACCTTTTAATTCAATCAAAATTACTGCTCCTTCCCACTGCCTACATGTATCTTTACCCGAATGAAAGGAAAACTCCCCTTCATCGTACAAAAAAAGAGCCCCTTTTGCAGAAACAAAAAGGGCTCTTCACGTGAAAGATTATACCTTCTCATCTGCCAAAATCGTGCCTTGCACCATTTTGTAGGAATTAGCACCTAACATCTATAAAGTATGACACAGCTGTCATGCAGTTATAAATCGGTTGCCGGGCTTCATCGGGCCTGTCCCTCCGCCGCTCTCGATAAGAAATATTTAATTTATAAGTTCAGTAGTAGTTATAATGTTAATGTCATAAATGTTAATTCCATCTAACTGTCGATCAGGAACTCAGTATAATCCAAGTATTCCGATTTGTCAAAGGCAAATATTACTATCCAATCAGTTCGTCGGTTGATTCATTACCTGCTTATGCCACTTCTCGTTGATGTAGCCATACGCTGCTTTTAACGTCTCACATACCATATCCACACCCTGCCGGAGTTCCAAGAGATGCTGATCCAGGTCTTCCAGCTTCACTTTCCCTTGCAAAGTCTGGTGCAGCTGCCACAGATCATCCTGCATTTCGGAATTCATGTAATGAATCTCCATGTTTCGCCGTTTGCGCAATTTGCTCATTGGCTCACGATAAGAGTCCTTGATCCGGATTAGTTCGTTAGCAAGAACATAATGCAGCTTATCATATCCGAACTGTCTTAATACGGTGAAATAAGAATAATGAGTTTTAACATTGGTTGTATTCAGCTCAAATATTTCATTCAACACTGTACCTAACTTATCCAAAATGGCAAAACATCGGATGAAGCCATCCTTATAAAAATAGACGTAACGGGCATACTCCGCTTTTTCTAATAATGTCATATCATCCGTAGAGCCCGCTTTGACTTTCTGACGGAAATGGGAAGCTGCAAAACAGCTTTGTTCCAATTCATCCAGCGAAGAGATCAGTCCCTGGGTCCATATATACAGTTTACGAAAATCATGGGTAGGATCATGGTCCACATGCATCTGTCGCTGAAATAGCTCAAGCGTATCCGCCATCGCTTCCATCGCGTCCTTTAGTATCCCTTCGTTCTTACGCGGCTTTTCACCCAGCAACGTTCGCAGCATATATAGCCTCCTCTTTCCACTCTGCAGATCATCAAATTAATAATAATTCATCATATTAAACTAAATCGGAATCAGAGTAAACGTATGACCGCTGCTTACAATAGGGTGCCCTGACACACCTGACATCAAACAAAGTTCACCTGTCCAATGATGTACATCATCGGATGGTGAACTTCACTGGATTATCCCTGAACTACAATAATTCGGATATATTAGAACCGATTAACGGGCCGATGCAACTTGTACACCAGGAAACTCATATAGGTTAATACACCGAACAAAATAGCGATATCAAGCATATGCGCCAGCGCCACGAACATATACACTTCCGGACGATTCATCGTGAGCATCAGTCCAAAACCAATAACCACTTGCAACAAAACCAGCACAACAGAAATGACGCCAAGTGCTCTTAATTCCGTGTTATCCGGATGTTTGCGATACGCAAAATGACCGAGGATTGCAATGACGATTACTAATGAAACAGCTGCCACCCGGTGAGCAAAAGCAACAGCTACGCCTCCCGAGAGCTCAGGAATAATCTGCCCGTTACAGAGCGGAAAACCTGAACAGCCTCCAGCAGAATCCGTATGGCTCACAAATGCTCCAGTATATACCACGAGGTACGTATAGATCGTGGAAAACCACACCAGATTTCGGAACCCTTTGCTGACTCGCGGATATCGATTCAGTCGTTCCAATCCACCATGGCGAGCTTCCTGCCGAATACCAAGCGCCATCATCAATGAGCTGGCAAAAGCAATTAAGGCAAATCCGAAATGCAGTGCCATGACTGCGGAAGATTGGGAGAATACGACGGCAAAAGCACCCATGATTCCCTGGACAATAACAAATATCAGTGTTAACAATGAAAACAATTGCAGATCACGGCGTGATTTGCCAAACCGCAAAAATGCTACAAAAGAGGCTATGGACAAAAGCCCTGCCAGTGCGCTGACGGCGCGGTGGGAAAATTCAATTAGTGAGGCAACAGTATGTGCAGGCACAAGTTTTCCGTTACATAAAGGCCATTCTGCGCCGCAACCGAGGCCCGATTCCGTTCGGGTCACAACGCCTCCGCCAAATGTGGCCAGAAACATGACAAGACAGGTTAATACGGTTAACCATTTAAACAAGGTTAAGTGTTTCAATTTTTTCTCACCCGCTGTTGGTTTAAGATGGCGAAGAACTACATCCTCCGCTTGATTCGATACTTTGACACTTATTTCACAACTAAATTCATTATACCGGATAAATGTGTCATTGACGCCGCGCTTTGTGACAAAATGTTAACGTCTGTCGAGAAGTTGACCCGCAGGTCATCGGTAAATATGTACATTATTACAACGTTAGTTTCTCCCGAAAACTCGGAAAATACAAACGCCACTTCCCTATTTCAAGAGAAATGGCGTTCATTTAATTATAACCTTTAACATGGTTAACCTGTCATGCTTTATTTATGAATCGTGTTATACACCTCAACTGCACGCTGCAGGAATTGCTCAATCTCTTCTCTCGACTTGCGCAGTTTGTTCACATAACGAACAAGTTCCCGGCCATCTGTGTAAGCTACAAAGCTGGGGATGCCGAGGATATTTTGCTCTTCGCTCACTGTACCCACCTGATCTACGTCGACCTCAACCAACTTCAGCTCACGAGCAAACTTTTCTTCAACTTCAGGCATAAACGGATCGATGTACTTGCAATCACCACACCAATCTGCCTTAAATACAGCTACAGTCAAACGCGGAGATTGGATTGCCACATCAAATTCCGGTTTCGATGTAATCTTTTCCATTACAACATCTTCCTTTCTATACCTTGTCTTATTCTCTAAGTGAAGCAAATTGCGGAGTGGAAGTCAAATATTCGGCGCATACTGACATCAACAGCTTCCTAAACTAAAAACGTAATCAGATTATAAAGAAAGGAGGTCATGTTATGACTTCCGTTAAATCGGATTCCTCCGAGCCTGCCCAACATGGGTCGATATTACAGATGGTTCGATCCATCCCAGGTGCGGCCCGGGAAGTGTGGAGGGGCAAACAGGCGGCTTGGCAGGCTTCTGCACAGCTTCGTCATCCCTTGCGTGATATGGCTTGGGACTCTGACATGGCTGCTACCTTACAAGCTGAAGTGGAGCGCCTGTTGCCTGGAAACGAGAGTTCTTTTGCCCGAAATACGCTCAGTGCACTGGTCTGTGAAGAGGACTGCATCATTCTGGAAGAAATCAAGACATTAACGCAAGAAAACAACCGGAGTAACATCACTCGCACAGCAGCATACCTGGAATGTTACGAACAGTATCCAGAGCTGCATTGGGCCCTGCTTGCCCATATGGTATCCCGCAACGGCGGATATCACATGACCGATCTTCAAAGTGACCTTATGCATAATCTGCAAAATCAAACAGACCGTGAGCACATGTATCGACTACTGGAGCGATGTAATGCCCTCATTTTCCAAGATGCTTATCCCCAGCTTCTGTTATATATGAATAGCCGCCGGATCGGCCGGAGCTGTTTTCATTTGTTGTCCCATTTTCATGTATCGGCGTTCATGACACCGTTCTGGGAACGATTTTGGCTGGAGCGATGCAGCTCGCTGCTTAGTGTGGCATTAATTATTAATGAGCAGAACTATATCGAGAGCCGTGTCGTGCAGCATCCTTATTTTCAAAAACAAGTGCTGTCCAAACCCGCATTCCATCTGCATAATCTGGCTGGGCTGAACCATATCGTATTTCCACTCGGGCGGGAAAAAGGTCTTGCAGGCCGGGTTATTGAACATTTTGGCAAGCTGGATGAGCGGATTATGTTTGGTAAAGGCTTATATGCGATGCTGTTTGGAGTGGAACAAGTGTACACACAAGTATTGGAGTTTGCGCGTTCGGTTCCCCACCGTGGCTCACGTGCTGAATACTGGCCTGGTCTGTTCACCGCACATAAAGATGAAGACGGAGAAGCTGAGCTCTATAGTCAGGAGCTGTTGGATCAAGAATGGCTAGGGGAAGGACAACGGTTATATAGTCCTGAATTGCTGGCTGTATGGGGTGATACGCCGTATGAACCGATTACAAGGCAGGATTGGCTGCAAAATCGCGATTGTCTCGGTCATCTCACGGCCCCGCGCCGCCCTTGGCTGTTTGAGATGAGTCATGAGCATCGGTATGGAATGCTAAAAACTGCATTGGCCCATGATGCCAAAACCTTGACTCATTAAGGACAGAGGCCTTACCAGGGAATACGTCTAGAAGTCAATAATGGACTACCTTTTTTCGGTATTACAAAAAAGCCCTGTCCGCTATGAAAGCAGACAGAGCTTGTACTTATTTCAAACAATATAACGAAGTGGGTATTGTGTGTTGAATCGATTATCCACGTTGCCCGGCTCCACGTTGTAGACGCATGAGCGGACGGAGTATTTTTTGCAAAATACGAGGGTAACTGCCCAGTTCGTCTTTACGAAGTACACGTAGAACAACCATGAGTACCAAGTACACGACAACCACAAGCGCACCCACAAACAGACAGGTAACGAGGAATGATACACGTGTTGGCAGGAATAGATCAAAGATGGAGTTCCCAGCCCAGTTCGCCGCAAAACCAACACCCGCTGCACACAGCACGGTAATGATGAATCCTTTCCAACGATCACCCATGATCGAGAAATCAACAATTTTGCGAAGCACCCGCAAATTGAGGTACGTAATAACCAGGAAACACAATGCGGTCGCAATAATGATCCCGTAAATGCCAAAGATTGGAGCCAGAATTAAACTCGCTACGAGTTTGACTACGATACCGGCAGCTACACTGATCATTGTAATCCGTGGTTTACCTACCCCAAGCAAAATGGAGTTGGTGGTCATCATCGTAATTTGGAAAATGGTACCGAACGTCAGCAATGTAATGATTGGTGTCCCGTCTGGGCTGGTAAACAGTAAGCCGTTAACGGAATACGCTGCCGCACACAGAGCGATAACGATTGGCATCCCGGTCAGAATCGAAATGCGCAAAGCAAGCGTCACCTGATTTTTCAGATGAACTTCATCCTTGCGTGCAAAAGCTGCCGAAATGACTGGCACAAGTGATTGACTCAGTGCGATAGCCAGAATCGGAGGAATACCTGCAATACTTTGGGCCTTGGCACCAAGAATGGCAAGAACTCCTGTCGCTTCATCCATCCCGATTCGTCCGCTAAGCAATGGAACTACCAGCGATGAATCGATAAAGTTAATCGCCGGAACAGCGAGTGAAGATAAAACGATTGGAATCGAAAGTTTGAATATATCGCTGTAGATGCCCCGCATGGGCAATTGCTCCGCACGCTCATAATTCAATTGCGCCGCACGGTCATTTTTGCGAAGTTTCAAGGTGAAGTACAACATGACCGCAAAAGCGCCAATGCTTCCGAATACGCCCCCAAATGAAGCCCCTGCAGCAATGGTTTGATCATCGTAATTCCATTGCAGCATAACAAACGCCACGATGATCGCTGTACC
This window of the Paenibacillus marchantiae genome carries:
- a CDS encoding methionine ABC transporter ATP-binding protein — encoded protein: MIELKGLTKKYGKGSKSMTALSELNLNIRKGEIFGVIGHSGAGKSTLIRCINLLERPTAGEVWVDGINLTDLNKSDLQQQRRKIGMIFQHFNLLSSATVYDNVAFPLKLVNTPKAAIDRKVKEMLALVGLEDHSNKYPAQLSGGQKQRVGIARALASDPNVLLCDEATSALDPQTTDSILKLLLDINEKYNLTIVLITHEMHVIQNICDQVAVIHQGGIVEQGPVTEVFLKPQHAITRDFMMRDHEVGIALEETALASADVSLQKDGSSKLVKISFLGNKTYEAILSRTVRKTGVDFAILQGTISTIKQVPYGQLTVRFEGQSDEINLTIKELVDQGLDVEVLR
- a CDS encoding Cthe_2314 family HEPN domain-containing protein, with product MLRTLLGEKPRKNEGILKDAMEAMADTLELFQRQMHVDHDPTHDFRKLYIWTQGLISSLDELEQSCFAASHFRQKVKAGSTDDMTLLEKAEYARYVYFYKDGFIRCFAILDKLGTVLNEIFELNTTNVKTHYSYFTVLRQFGYDKLHYVLANELIRIKDSYREPMSKLRKRRNMEIHYMNSEMQDDLWQLHQTLQGKVKLEDLDQHLLELRQGVDMVCETLKAAYGYINEKWHKQVMNQPTN
- a CDS encoding COX15/CtaA family protein yields the protein MFLATFGGGVVTRTESGLGCGAEWPLCNGKLVPAHTVASLIEFSHRAVSALAGLLSIASFVAFLRFGKSRRDLQLFSLLTLIFVIVQGIMGAFAVVFSQSSAVMALHFGFALIAFASSLMMALGIRQEARHGGLERLNRYPRVSKGFRNLVWFSTIYTYLVVYTGAFVSHTDSAGGCSGFPLCNGQIIPELSGGVAVAFAHRVAAVSLVIVIAILGHFAYRKHPDNTELRALGVISVVLVLLQVVIGFGLMLTMNRPEVYMFVALAHMLDIAILFGVLTYMSFLVYKLHRPVNRF
- a CDS encoding thioredoxin family protein translates to MEKITSKPEFDVAIQSPRLTVAVFKADWCGDCKYIDPFMPEVEEKFARELKLVEVDVDQVGTVSEEQNILGIPSFVAYTDGRELVRYVNKLRKSREEIEQFLQRAVEVYNTIHK
- a CDS encoding DUF2515 family protein, with translation MTSVKSDSSEPAQHGSILQMVRSIPGAAREVWRGKQAAWQASAQLRHPLRDMAWDSDMAATLQAEVERLLPGNESSFARNTLSALVCEEDCIILEEIKTLTQENNRSNITRTAAYLECYEQYPELHWALLAHMVSRNGGYHMTDLQSDLMHNLQNQTDREHMYRLLERCNALIFQDAYPQLLLYMNSRRIGRSCFHLLSHFHVSAFMTPFWERFWLERCSSLLSVALIINEQNYIESRVVQHPYFQKQVLSKPAFHLHNLAGLNHIVFPLGREKGLAGRVIEHFGKLDERIMFGKGLYAMLFGVEQVYTQVLEFARSVPHRGSRAEYWPGLFTAHKDEDGEAELYSQELLDQEWLGEGQRLYSPELLAVWGDTPYEPITRQDWLQNRDCLGHLTAPRRPWLFEMSHEHRYGMLKTALAHDAKTLTH
- a CDS encoding putative polysaccharide biosynthesis protein, with the translated sequence MSKKETFIRGTLILAAAALIARVLGLVQRVPLEHILGDIGNASFTISNTVYLMLLTVATAGIPSTLSKMVSERYALGRAGEAQQIYRAALIFAAVAGVVMSALLWFAAPYYATYVSKVPESVSAIRALAPALLLFPAIAMMRGYFQGRGNMTAGGISQIVEQFARVGTAIIVAFVMLQWNYDDQTIAAGASFGGVFGSIGAFAVMLYFTLKLRKNDRAAQLNYERAEQLPMRGIYSDIFKLSIPIVLSSLAVPAINFIDSSLVVPLLSGRIGMDEATGVLAILGAKAQSIAGIPPILAIALSQSLVPVISAAFARKDEVHLKNQVTLALRISILTGMPIVIALCAAAYSVNGLLFTSPDGTPIITLLTFGTIFQITMMTTNSILLGVGKPRITMISVAAGIVVKLVASLILAPIFGIYGIIIATALCFLVITYLNLRVLRKIVDFSIMGDRWKGFIITVLCAAGVGFAANWAGNSIFDLFLPTRVSFLVTCLFVGALVVVVYLVLMVVLRVLRKDELGSYPRILQKILRPLMRLQRGAGQRG